The genomic DNA GCGCTTACATCACCGCCATGATGCATTGTTCGTACCCCTTGGCGATGTAGCGGTGCACCGAGCGCAGCGACACGTTCAGCCGCGCGGCGATCTCGGCGTGGCCGAGGCCTTCGAGCTGCGCCATCAGGAAAACCTGCCGCGCCGGAAGCGGCAGGCCCGCCAGCATCTCGTCGATTTCCTGCAGCGTCTCGAGGACCAGCAGGCGCTGCTCGGGCGACGGCGCCCGGGCCTCGGGCAGCGTGGCCAGCGCGTCCAGGTAGGCCCGTTCGAGCGAGCGGCGCCGGTGCAGGTTCAGCACCAGGCGCTTGGCGATGGTGGTCAGGTAGGCGCGGGGTTCGCGCAGCGCGTCCAGCTCGTGCCGGTGGCGCAGCACGCGCACGAAGGTGTCCTGCGCCAGGTCTGCGGCGTCGAACGAATCGCCCAGCTTGGCCCGCAGCCAGTTGTGCAGCCATCCGTGGTGCGCGCGGTAAAGCAGGTGGACGGCGTCGCCGCAGGCAAGCGCAAGGTTGGACACGGTAGGCTCCCGAACACACTTGATCACAAATAAAAATCAATCTCATTCTAAATGGAAAACCCTGACCCAGGTCAAGAACCCCGCCCGCGCAAGGGTGGCGATATGATGGGGACGGACTTGCCCGACCGGCCGCCCCGCCGCTGGCGCGACGTCCCTTCCCCCTCTTGCCCAAGGCCGACCCGATGCTCTACAGCGCGTTCAAACTGATCCACCTGCTGGCCGTCATTCTCTGGGTGGGCGGCATGCTGTTCGCCCACTGTTTCCTGCGGCCGGCGGCCGCGCAGCTGGAGCCGCCACAACGGCTGCGACTGATGCATGCGGTGCTCGGCCCGTTCCTGAATGCCGTGCTGGCCGCGATCGTGCTGATCCTGGCCACCGGCGCGGCGATGATCGGCCAGGAGGCGTCCCAGGCCGCGCAGACGGGCGGCGCCTTCTTCATGCCGCGCGGCTGGACGGTGATGGCCGCCGGCGGATTGATCATGGCCGTGATCTACGCCTACATCCGCGCCGCGCTCTATCCCCGGCTGCGGGCGGCGGTGGCCGCCTCCGACTGGCCGCGCGGCGGCCAGGCGATGGCCGGCATCCGCCGCTGGGTCGGCGTCAACCTGGCGCTGGGACTGGCGATCATCGCGGCCGTTTTCCTGCTCTGACACCCCGCGGTCCGGTCCGGCCGCTTCGGTGGCGCGCAGCTATCGGCCAGACCACGGCGGCTATCGGATTTCTTTGGACTGGTGCAATACGCCGTACATCCGGCGTGGCCACACTGGCTCGGACTCTCGCGGGTCCCACATAAAAGGAAAATCCATGATCAAGCGCATCCTGCCCCTGGCCGCCCTCGGCCTGTCCTTCGCCACCCTCTCGGTCGCCCTGGCCGCCGCCCCCATCGACAACAGCGCGCTGGAACAGCCCGCGTTCCGCGACCACAAGGCCACCTATGGCGTGGTGTACCGCCTGCCCAAGGAAGTCAACGCAGTGCTCGACGCGAAGGTCAACGGCACGCTCAAGCAGGACCTGCTCGCGCTGGGCCTGAAGACCGAGGCGGAAACGCCCAATATCCCCCACGTCACGGTGGTCCACATCCACAGCGCCGACCCCGCCACGCCTCAGCGCATGCTGCGGGCGCTGCCCAAGCCGCCGGCGCCGCTGGCCGTCACGCTCAAGGGCTTCTACCCCACCGAGGCCGCCAAGGGCGCGGGCCATCCGTGGTGGCTGGACCTGGGCGTGGTCAAGAGCGGCGCGGGCTTCGAGGCCATGATGGCCTACAACACGGTAGCCACGGCCGCGCTGGCGCCGCTGCGCGATGGCCCGCTGCCGCGCGTGACCGGCCCGGTGTACGCCAAGATGGGCGAGGCCGGCCGCGACCTGGTCAAGACCAT from Achromobacter xylosoxidans includes the following:
- a CDS encoding CopD family protein; this translates as MLYSAFKLIHLLAVILWVGGMLFAHCFLRPAAAQLEPPQRLRLMHAVLGPFLNAVLAAIVLILATGAAMIGQEASQAAQTGGAFFMPRGWTVMAAGGLIMAVIYAYIRAALYPRLRAAVAASDWPRGGQAMAGIRRWVGVNLALGLAIIAAVFLL
- a CDS encoding sigma-70 family RNA polymerase sigma factor, which codes for MSNLALACGDAVHLLYRAHHGWLHNWLRAKLGDSFDAADLAQDTFVRVLRHRHELDALREPRAYLTTIAKRLVLNLHRRRSLERAYLDALATLPEARAPSPEQRLLVLETLQEIDEMLAGLPLPARQVFLMAQLEGLGHAEIAARLNVSLRSVHRYIAKGYEQCIMAVM